In one Roseburia intestinalis L1-82 genomic region, the following are encoded:
- a CDS encoding recombinase family protein — protein sequence MLQTDKITALYCRLSQEDMQAGESESIQNQKLILQKYADEHHFFNTRFFVDDGFSGVSFEREGLQAMLHEVEAGNVATVITKDLSRLGRNYLKTGELIEIVFPEYEVRYIAINDGVDTAREDNEFTPLRNWFNEFYARDTSKKIRAVKQAKAQKGERVNGEAPYGYLIDPDNRNHLIPDPETAHVVKQIFAMYVRGDRMCEIQNWLRDNEILTVGELRYRRTGSKRHPRPQLNAWYNWPDKTLYDILTRKEYLGHTITGKTYKVSYKSKKTKKNPEEKRYFFPNTHEPLIDEETFELAQKRIATRQRPTKVDEIDLFSGLLFCGDCGYKMYAVRGAGTLERKHAYTCGNYRNRARNDMLCTTHYIRKSVLKELVLADLQRVTSYVKEHEQEFIETANECSAKAVQKTLTQQRKELDKAQNRINELNILFRKLYEDNALGKLSDEQFAFLTSGYDEEKKTLTRRIAELSQEIDNATERSADVKRFVALVRRYTAIEELTYENVHEFIDRILIHELDKETNTRKIEIFYSFVGRVDTGDKPTESISYFRQIGADVKSYAI from the coding sequence ATGTTACAGACAGACAAGATTACCGCTTTATATTGCAGATTGAGCCAGGAAGATATGCAAGCCGGGGAAAGCGAAAGCATACAGAACCAAAAACTGATTTTACAAAAGTATGCTGACGAACACCACTTTTTCAACACACGCTTTTTTGTAGACGACGGATTTTCCGGCGTGAGCTTTGAGCGTGAGGGGCTTCAAGCCATGCTGCATGAGGTTGAAGCCGGGAACGTGGCGACCGTCATAACAAAAGACCTTTCCCGTCTGGGACGTAATTATCTGAAAACCGGCGAACTGATAGAGATTGTTTTCCCCGAATACGAAGTGCGCTACATTGCCATTAACGACGGTGTAGACACAGCGAGGGAAGATAACGAGTTTACCCCTCTGCGGAACTGGTTCAACGAGTTTTACGCCCGCGACACCTCAAAGAAAATCCGGGCTGTCAAACAGGCAAAGGCACAGAAAGGCGAGCGCGTCAACGGCGAAGCTCCTTACGGCTACCTTATCGACCCGGATAACCGCAATCATCTGATACCCGACCCGGAAACGGCACACGTCGTAAAACAGATTTTTGCAATGTATGTACGGGGCGACCGTATGTGTGAAATCCAGAACTGGCTGCGGGACAATGAGATATTGACCGTCGGGGAACTGCGCTACCGCAGGACAGGGAGCAAACGCCACCCCCGCCCACAGCTCAACGCATGGTACAACTGGCCGGATAAGACACTGTACGACATTCTGACAAGGAAAGAGTATTTAGGGCATACCATAACCGGGAAAACCTACAAGGTATCTTATAAGTCGAAAAAGACGAAAAAGAACCCGGAGGAAAAAAGGTATTTCTTCCCCAACACTCACGAACCTTTGATTGATGAAGAAACCTTTGAACTTGCACAGAAGCGGATTGCCACCCGGCAACGCCCGACAAAGGTTGATGAAATTGACCTGTTTTCCGGGCTGCTCTTTTGTGGGGACTGCGGCTACAAAATGTATGCAGTACGCGGAGCCGGGACGCTTGAACGGAAACACGCCTACACTTGCGGCAACTACCGCAACCGGGCAAGAAATGATATGCTCTGCACTACGCATTATATCCGCAAAAGCGTATTGAAAGAACTTGTCCTTGCAGACTTGCAGCGAGTAACGTCTTATGTGAAAGAGCATGAACAGGAGTTTATCGAAACCGCCAACGAGTGCAGCGCAAAGGCAGTACAAAAGACGCTGACACAGCAGCGGAAAGAACTTGACAAGGCGCAGAACCGTATTAACGAGCTGAACATCTTATTCCGCAAGCTCTACGAGGACAACGCTTTAGGGAAACTTTCAGATGAACAATTTGCTTTTCTGACTTCCGGCTATGATGAAGAAAAAAAGACGCTGACCCGGAGGATTGCGGAGCTGTCACAGGAAATCGACAACGCCACCGAGCGCAGCGCGGACGTAAAAAGGTTTGTCGCACTGGTACGCAGATACACAGCGATTGAAGAACTGACCTACGAAAACGTCCATGAATTTATTGACCGTATTCTTATTCACGAACTGGATAAGGAAACGAACACCCGCAAAATCGAAATCTTTTATAGCTTTGTCGGCAGAGTTGATACAGGCGACAAGCCTACTGAAAGTATCTCCTATTTCAGACAGATAGGAGCCGACGTAAAGAGTTATGCTATCTAA
- a CDS encoding DUF6870 family protein, with translation MTVEQLDKISAQRLEDVDIDTLVEVNSIKYADGMPVEKKVAGMIAKTGNPYFRRSGKSKIKISFSDNGESLKDNYIAMLANV, from the coding sequence ATGACAGTTGAACAGTTGGACAAAATATCGGCACAGAGATTAGAAGATGTGGATATTGATACATTGGTGGAAGTAAACAGCATAAAGTACGCTGACGGAATGCCTGTGGAAAAGAAGGTTGCGGGAATGATTGCAAAGACAGGTAATCCGTATTTCCGCAGGTCAGGAAAGAGCAAGATTAAGATTTCATTTTCCGATAATGGGGAAAGCCTGAAAGACAATTATATTGCTATGCTTGCCAATGTATAG
- a CDS encoding type II toxin-antitoxin system PemK/MazF family toxin — MSEIRRGDIWMVDFGVPEDENDHKLHGIRPVVIVSNDSANRHSTVFHAVPLTSKIHKKTYLPTHIFISSFKAVGLRTNSIAQCEQLCDVKDTDLIEKIGKVSKNQLRQITKGMQIQLGMSTKHNNPIA; from the coding sequence ATGAGTGAAATAAGACGGGGCGATATCTGGATGGTTGATTTTGGAGTACCGGAAGATGAGAATGACCACAAGCTGCACGGTATCAGACCAGTAGTGATTGTGAGCAATGACAGTGCAAACAGACACAGCACGGTATTCCATGCAGTACCGCTTACAAGTAAGATTCATAAAAAGACATATCTGCCAACACATATTTTTATCAGTTCGTTTAAGGCTGTTGGATTAAGAACGAACAGTATCGCTCAGTGTGAGCAGTTATGTGATGTGAAAGATACGGACCTGATAGAAAAAATCGGGAAAGTAAGCAAAAACCAGTTAAGACAGATAACAAAAGGTATGCAGATCCAGTTGGGTATGAGTACAAAACATAATAATCCAATTGCATAA
- a CDS encoding helix-turn-helix domain-containing protein, which yields MYYDIVNSGERIKELRAARRMTRQQLAEQIGLSVDALRKIEAGVNGAKIDTLISIAELFHITLDYLVCGCERKAEVDDLLVGLKEKEVQFIRNMVLNAVDNMKLLTE from the coding sequence GTGTACTACGATATTGTTAATAGTGGAGAAAGAATAAAAGAGTTGCGTGCGGCAAGAAGAATGACAAGACAGCAGCTTGCCGAGCAGATTGGATTGTCAGTGGATGCTCTGCGGAAAATTGAAGCTGGTGTAAATGGAGCAAAAATAGATACGCTGATTAGTATTGCTGAATTGTTTCATATAACGTTGGATTATCTTGTGTGTGGGTGTGAAAGAAAGGCAGAAGTCGATGATCTGCTGGTTGGTCTGAAGGAGAAGGAAGTACAGTTTATCCGGAATATGGTATTAAATGCCGTTGACAATATGAAACTTCTGACAGAATAA
- a CDS encoding helix-turn-helix domain-containing protein, translating to MIVYDRLWITLKKKNISQYALIKDYGIDKAQLQRLRKNMVVKTVILNRLCSILDCKIEDIMEFVPDEDIK from the coding sequence ATGATAGTATATGACAGGTTATGGATCACACTCAAGAAGAAAAATATTAGCCAGTATGCACTAATTAAAGATTATGGAATAGATAAAGCACAGTTACAGCGATTGCGAAAGAATATGGTCGTAAAAACGGTAATCCTTAACAGATTATGTTCCATACTTGATTGTAAGATAGAGGACATCATGGAGTTTGTGCCGGATGAGGATATTAAGTAA
- a CDS encoding helix-turn-helix domain-containing protein has translation MGKREHIYEIIAENIRKERRRLGITQAELAERADVSLDTIKSVENGRRAMSLDTYLNIVHALESSPMVLMSQQHPEKHIERFAFMMNRCDEREIEFALHMIEQILRGQEDYLSE, from the coding sequence ATGGGGAAAAGAGAGCACATATACGAAATTATTGCAGAGAATATCAGAAAAGAACGCAGAAGGCTTGGAATTACACAGGCAGAGCTTGCAGAACGGGCAGATGTATCATTGGATACTATCAAAAGTGTTGAAAATGGCAGAAGGGCAATGAGTCTTGATACATATTTGAATATTGTTCATGCATTGGAGTCATCGCCTATGGTTTTGATGAGCCAGCAGCACCCAGAAAAACACATTGAGCGTTTTGCATTTATGATGAATCGATGTGACGAAAGAGAAATAGAATTTGCATTACATATGATTGAACAAATATTAAGAGGACAGGAAGATTATCTGAGTGAATAG